One Streptomyces umbrinus genomic window, CCGACGCGGCCCCACAGCTCCTCCGGTTCGACGCCCCACTCCTTCTCCTTGCCCGCGACCGGGCGCTCGCCGTCGCGCAGGGCGGCCTCCTGGGGGTCCAGGCCGTACTTGACGTAACCGGCCTTGGAGCCCAGCGTGCGGAAGCGCGGGCCGAGTTGGGCGGTCGTCGCGGAGACGTAGAGGTGGGAGCGGACGCCGTTCGTGTGCGTGATCGCGATGAACGTGTCGTCGTCGGCCTCCGCACCCGCGCGGCGTACGTCCGACTCCGCGTACACCGAGGCCGCCGGGCCGAAGAGGACCAGCGCCTGGTCGACCACGTGGCTGCCGAGGTCGAACAGCAGACCTCCGACCTCTGCCGGGTCGCCGGACTCGCGCCAGCCGCCCTTGGGTTCGGGGCGCCAGCGCTCGAAACGGGACTCGAAGCGGTAGACGTCACCGAGGCCGCCCTCGGTGACCAGCTTCTGGAGGGTCAGGAAGTCGTTGTCCCAGCGGCGGTTCTGGAAGACGGAGAGCAGCAGCCCGCGCTCGTCGGCGAGGGCGGCGAGCTCGCGGGCGTCCGCCGCCGTGCCCGCGATCGGCTTGTCGACGACGACCGGCAGGCCCGCCTTGAGGGCGGCCGTGGCGATCGGGACGTGCGTCCTGTTCGGGGACGCGATGACGATCAGGTCCAGCTCGTGGGCGCGCGGCCACAGTTCGTCGGGGGTCGCCGCGATC contains:
- a CDS encoding Gfo/Idh/MocA family protein, with the protein product MTGTGTGTSLGEGPVREGPFRVGLVGYGLAGSVFHAPLIAATEGLTLDTVVTSNTDRQQQARDEFPDVRIAATPDELWPRAHELDLIVIASPNRTHVPIATAALKAGLPVVVDKPIAGTAADARELAALADERGLLLSVFQNRRWDNDFLTLQKLVTEGGLGDVYRFESRFERWRPEPKGGWRESGDPAEVGGLLFDLGSHVVDQALVLFGPAASVYAESDVRRAGAEADDDTFIAITHTNGVRSHLYVSATTAQLGPRFRTLGSKAGYVKYGLDPQEAALRDGERPVAGKEKEWGVEPEELWGRVGSGESPATGGGTPVPTVPGAYPSYYAAVAAALSGTGENPVTALEAAAALDVLEGARRSARENVTVTL